One Malassezia restricta chromosome VI, complete sequence genomic region harbors:
- a CDS encoding sister chromatid cohesion protein DCC1: MHVPLVTSPAQETYQLLELPPELEAHIEAGPATLHFLGRLSDEAVLVTQDATYAVRQVLQSNSRLLCSVETALDGDVQLRLRENVRETLEVVRTSALLDRLATLLQDDMYMGPADEVEQRHYTPAEVKSIVQASEAELLEGRRTYHILELDGFWRRVAPDVVLDLLRSLLAHLDIFACSPDRVPFARMCDALAPRACRAVAQAVVGDWFCASVPRSLDTPPAYVSLARASIVQFMGRHVLQTHKRMPLRAFLDAWHQQVGQALQADVQLTLLQGHYLLYPPPATMTESSPHTPLPPTPAALALADTMTIQSFSHTWLPTAPAQRFQELFLMRPQWIREELVPFIAPLATSPSGIESLLLKHGRSLRARWSSTHAQVLLHGQLTPPASSAPVPCTLYQARVKYA, translated from the exons ATGCACGTACCGCTGGTGACGTCACCGGCGCAAGAGACGTaccagctgctggagctgccGCCCGAGTTGGAGGCGCACATCGAAGCGGGgcctgcgacgctgcacTTCCTGGGGCGTCTCtcggacgaggccgtctTGGTGACGCAGGACGCGACGTATGCCGTGCGCCAGGTGCTCCAAAGCAACAGCCGTTTGCTGTGCTCGGTGGagacggcgctcgacggcgacgtgcagctgcgtcttcGCGAGAATGTGCGCGAGACACTCGaggtcgtgcgcacgagtGCGTTGCTCGATCGCTTGGCtacgctgctgcaggacgacATGTACATGGGCCCCGCCGACGAGgtcgagcagcggcacTACACGCCCGCGGAAGTAAAGTCGATCGTGCAGGCGAGCGAGGCGGAACTGCTCGAGGGACGCCGGACCTACCACATTCTCGAGCTCGATGGCTTttggcgccgcgtcgcgccTGACGTCGTGCTCGACCTCCTGCGCTCCCTCCTCGCCCACCTCGACATATTCGCATGCTCGCCCGACCGTGTGCCGTTCGCCCGCATGtgtgatgcgctcgcgccgcgtgcatgccgcgccgtcgctcaggccgtcgtgggcgaCTGGTTCTGtgcgagcgtgccgaggtcCCTCGACACGCCACCCGCGTACGTGAGCctcgcgcgcgcttcgATCGTGCAGTTCATGGGAcggcatgtgctgcagACCCACAAGCGCATGCCGCTCCGGGCCTTTttggatgcatggcacCAACAAGTCGGGCAGGCTCTGCAGGCCGACGTGCAATTGACATTGCTGCAG GGACACTATCTCCTATACCCACCCCCCGCCACCATGACAGAATCGAGCCCACACACCCCCCTGCCGCCCACGCccgcggcgctcgcgctcgccgacaCAATGACCATCCAGTCTTTTTCTCATACGTGGCTACCGACAGCCCCCGCCCAGCGCTTCCAAGAGCTCTTTCTGATGCGCCCGCAGTGGATACGAGAAGAGCTCGTGCCCTTCATTGCGCCGCTCGCAACGAGCCCCAGTGGTATCGAGAGCCTCTTGCTCAAGCACGGCCGGAGtctgcgcgcgcgctggaGCTCGACGCATGCACAGGTGCTCTTGCACGGCCAGCTCACGCCACCCGCCTCATCCGCCCCCGTGCCGTGCACGCTGTACCAGGCACGCGTCAAGTATGCGTAA
- a CDS encoding solute carrier family 24 (sodium/potassium/calcium exchanger), member 6 yields MLRWPGLLLWSVGSGAGRAAEAVCEPMPPSLTPREACAFIQDTCRPSSAYVHLALYYCSDAWSTSVLASTAVHMGVTLLLTVWLLALFSVLGLVASDFFCPNLSSMATRWGLSDNVVGVTLLALGNASPDVVSTFRAMRKDAGSMALGEIMGAAVFTVAIVCGSIMVLHSFRLDPFVFVRDVGTYMLAVALSLYFLHDGSLSVSEGMCMLGLYLVYIGTVIWCDTPPQRTPEHDPLLPDATHAHHSVLSAIRVRDMTAHSDPDLASSVLRSPRNEPARAEPRADAARPASLAPVAWWRIAFVALCPSLVHWSDKSWGHRLASVAYAPALLVLRLTVPLVSADEYQLHATLQAMQGAADEGTTQALRAAVWDEAVAVLDTPGPLVPTGERVAADHFLLSVQCTGVPVLVLWMYDAPLYWAIPGTIAGVCLWRYLRASPSRDAPEQLQRYAVLRHALGFFTGLLWIVASVDGVLAVLRAYGYIFHWSEAVLGLTVFAWGNSLGDVVTNLSMARVGRPHMALTACFASPLTNLLFGVGFATTWLTLLHPTHEAYRIAWSPVLALSCVVMLCMLLVMLGTVSLHGFRTSRPLGYALLLTYVGVMMGSLLLEVTHT; encoded by the coding sequence ATGCTGCGATGGCCTgggctgctgctgtggaGCGTGGGGTCGGGTGCCGGTAGGgctgccgaggcggtgTGCGAGCcgatgccgccgtcgctcaCGCCCAGGGAAGCGTGTGCCTTTATCCAGGATACATGCCGCCCTTCGTCAGCATACGTACATTTGGCCCTGTATTACTGCTCTGATGCGTGGAGTACGTCGGTGCTGGCATCGACCGCTGTGCATATGGGCGTGACGCTGCTACTCACTGTATGGCTGCTGGCTCTGTTCAGTGTGCTGGGActcgtcgcgagcgactTTTTCTGCCCCAACTTGTCGTCCATGGCCACACGATGGGGGCTGAGTGATAATGTCGTGGGTGTCACCCTCCTGGCGCTCGGGAATGCGTCGCCGGATGTCGTATCGACGTTTCGTGCGATGCGAAAAGATGCTGGATCGATGGCGTTGGGTGAAATTATGGGCGCCGCCGTATTCACCGTCGCGATCGTGTGTGGCTCCATCATGGTGCTGCATTCTTTCCGCCTCGATCCGTTCGTGTTTGTGCGCGATGTCGGCACGTACATGCTGGCTGTGGCTCTCTCGCTGTACTTTCTGCATGACGGCTCTCTCAGCGTGTCAGAGGGCATGTGCATGCTGGGGCTCTACCTTGTATATATCGGGACCGTAATTTGGTGTGATACCCCGCCCCAGCGCACGCCTGAGCATGATCCGCTGTTGCCGGACgccacgcatgcgcatcaCTCTGTGCTCTCGGCAATACGCGTGCGTGACATGACAGCGCATTCGGATCCTGACCTGGCATCGAGCGTCCTTCGTTCGCCGCGGAACGAGCCTGCGCGCGCGGAGCCTCGAGCTGATGCCGCTAGGCCCGCTTCCCTCGCGCCCGTTGCATGGTGGCGCATTGCGTtcgtggcgctgtgccCTTCGCTCGTGCACTGGTCGGACAAGTCGTGGGGCCATCGTCTGGCGAGTGTGGCGTATGCCccggcgctgctggtgctgcgGCTGACGGTGCCGCTGGTCAGTGCGGACGAATATCAGCTGCATGCGACCCTGCAGGCCATGCAAGGGGCCGCTGATGAGGGCACGACACaagcgctgcgtgccgctgtgtgggacgaggcggtggcggtgctggACACGCCCGGGCCCCTGGTGCCTAcgggcgagcgcgtggcgGCCGATCACTTTTTGCTCAGCGTACAATGCACCGGCGTGCCAGTGCTGGTGTTGTGGATGTATGACGCGCCGCTCTACTGGGCGATCCCGGGCACGATCGCCGGCGTGTGTTTGTGGCGGTACctgcgtgcgtcgccgagccgcgatgcgcctgagcagctgcagcggtatgctgtgctgcgccatgcgctcggctTCTTCACGGGGCTGCTGTGGATTGTCGCCAGTGTGGATGGCGTcctggcggtgctgcgtgcCTACGGCTATATTTTCCACTGGAGCGAAGCCGTGCTGGGGCTGACCGTCTTTGCCTGGGGCAATTCGCTGGGCGACGTCGTGACGAACTTGTCGATGGCCCGAGTAGGGCGTCCGCACATGGCGCTGACGGCGTGCTTCGCGAGTCCGCTGACGAATCTGCTGTTCGGCGTGGGCTTCGCCACCACGTGGCTCACCCTCCTGCATCCGACGCACGAAGCGTACCGCATCGCATGGAGCCCCGTGCTTGCTCtgagctgcgtcgtgatgctgtgcatgctgctggTCATGCTCGGCACCGTGTCTCTGCACGGGTTCCGGACGAGTCGGCCGTTGGGCTATGCGCTCCTTCTGACCTATGTGGGTGTCATGATGGGCAGCCTCCTGCTGGAGGTTACGCATACTTGA
- a CDS encoding triacylglycerol lipase, giving the protein MRRWRPSGGPSAVHRAFHTRPAAAIKRPPRPERAKDERMPYATPGSRLEALMQHPHLFDPPRAPRYPIVLCHGLYGFDVRGPFMGFEYHYWSAALDVLQQRLGAQVYVFAVPPTGSIQERAETLHKLLVRQHFPRGQRLNFVGHSMGGLDVRYLISHIQPQEYTPVSLTTVATPHRGSPFMDWCNENIGVGLELMDSMMREAEPKTVPDDLPTRAPFSLKSPLLTYAKTSEDRNSLRRALSHVSSSFSSYILSIFDQPAYAMLSTRYMTRLFNPTVPDQPHVRYFSIATRTKSIPIWHPLWLPKLILDKAAATGTCGADADGSYAAWHTSHTGSDGLVSVNSARWGEFLGMIENWDHWDVRGPGGPRRLRPARKPPKAPDNARTPWSRLWTLLNQWLPRSRQAKPPVLPDDPEWDWRVAALSDYEETTHKERPETPVTAAAYAMSSVYVKGADARETSKVARMLAEWISSHLPASHGTSQDDSRMLFKYLTGDQPLEGSLGHGRPDSQATSAQRMSHTLLHMFPFLAQIEARTPPPPPNDVLERFWAAVCRNLYDAGL; this is encoded by the coding sequence atgcgccgctggcgtCCAAGCGGTGGGCCGAGCGCGGTGCACCGCGCCTTTCACACGCGGCCGGCCGCCGCGATAAAAAGACCGCCACGCCCCGAGCGCGCAAaggacgagcgcatgccgTATGCAACGCCAGGGAGCCGATTGGAAGCACTGATGCAGCATCCGCACCTGTTCGACCCACCGCGAGCACCTCGCTACCCGATCGTGCTGTGCCATGGTCTGTACGGCTTTGACGTGCGCGGTCCCTTCATGGGTTTCGAGTACCACTACTGGTCAGCCGCACtggacgtgctgcagcagcgtctggGTGCGCAAGTCTACGTGTTTGCCGTGCCGCCTACGGGCTCGATTCAGGAGCGCGCCGAGACACTGCACAAGCTGCTTGTGCGCCAGCATTTTCCGCGTGGCCAGCGCCTCAACTTTGTGGGTCATTCGATGGGCGGCTTGGATGTACGATACCTCATTTCCCACATCCAGCCGCAAGAATACACACCCGTGAGTTTGACGACGGTCGCGACGCCGCACCGCGGTAGTCCCTTTATGGACTGGTGCAACGAGAATATTGGCGTCGGGCTGGAGCTCATGGACTCGATGATGCGCGAGGCGGAGCCCAAGACGGTGCCGGACGACCTACCTACGCGCGCGCCGTTTAGCCTGAAATCACCGCTGCTGACGTATGCGAAAACGAGCGAAGACCGAAACTCCCTGCGCCGTGCCTTGTCGCATGTGTCGAGCTCATTTTCTTCGTACATACTGTCCATCTTTGATCAGCCGGCCTATGCGATGCTATCGACTCGGTACATGACGCGTCTCTTCAATCCCACCGTCCCTGATCAGCCCCATGTGCGCTACTTTAGTatcgcgacgcgcacgaaAAGCATACCCATATGGCACCCACTTTGGCTCCCCAAGCTCATTCTCGACAAGGCCGCGGCTACAGGCACATGCGGTGCAGATGCCGATGGTAGCTACGCTGCATGGCACACGTCGCACACGGGTAGTGATGGTCTCGTGAGTGTGAACAGCGCGCGATGGGGCGAGTTTCTCGGCATGATCGAGAATTGGGATCACTGGGACGTTCGCGGGCCGGGCGGGCCACGGCGACTCCGGCCTGCCCGCAAGCCGCCAAAGGCACCAGACAATGCGCGCACACCCTGGTCACGACTTTGGACTTTGTTGAACCAATGGCTGCCACGGTCCCGCCAAGCCAAGCCGCCCGTCTTGCCCGACGACCCCGAGTGGGACTGGCGCGTAGCGGCACTGAGCGACTATGAAGAGACCACTCACAAGGAGCGTCCAGAGACACCCGTCACAGCGGCCGCCTATGCTATGTCATCTGTGTACGTAAaaggcgccgacgcgcgcgagacATCCAAGGTCGCCAGGATGCTGGCCGAATGGATCTCGTCCCATTTGCCCGCTTCCCACGGCACGTCTCAGGATGACTCACGGATGCTGTTCAAGTACTTGACAGGTGACCAGCCCCTGGAAGGCTCCCTCGGTCACGGCCGTCCGGACTCCCAGGCAACGTCGGCCCAACGCATGTCTCACACCCTCCTGCACATGTTTCCCTTTCTCGCGCAGATCGAGGCAAGAACACCTCCACCTCCACCTAACGATGTCCTGGAGCGGTTCTGGGCGGCCGTGTGCCGGAATCTGTACGACGCGGGCTTGTAG
- a CDS encoding serine/threonine-protein phosphatase, which translates to MRALCIVALCVTLVRGAAWDAQVYGRGRLPRYDDELRPLEWGQLQVLHTTDIHGWYQGHTKSSPPEPNYSGDWGDWIAFTQHMRRLADERGVDLLLVDTGDLHDGNGLSDAGPGVQGHVSDQVFALADYDLLTIGNHELYNMSVAQDVYEHFVPHWGDRYLTSNVHITLPGTTQSRPIGHRYTRFTTKNQRLTIQAYGVLFDFQLGAPGITVQDPKAMVKEAWFQASLRASSDVDAFVIAGHMPVTGYDGWDAIHEAIRSVWPTTPILMLGGHTHVRDCRMLDSHAMALESGRYLETVGWMSVSNVSVPTFSRRYIDANPRNYAFHAGLVHAGHLSTPRGRFVRATMDAMARAWNLTDVYGIVPRDYYLDRAPYGDPSALLTLMSEHILPDVVRSSFPARANASSLIIMNSGSQRFDVFAGAFTKNDQYIVSPFRDAFLFVPDVPWYVARRLVHRLNELGAVHNEQPGAVHPAQGDADPIFHQYLRHAFYSYWLNRLSPTSTSSTQSPVPSGRPASARRLEELLEQVGTDGSMAEALPHLVGGSRGRSPSLGYVTADSCSGLGDDTVHTPIPYSDEQPDYIAAQPVPLPSSDHDHVDVIFADFIAQSILSLLNTYDARRHYTMADVSVWGNATTESLYSSFAQLHWRLDSMDSALHDMDRAATFDGYPPLAPFDTYAGDPYAPVTAPRLVFQ; encoded by the coding sequence ATGCGAGCgctgtgcatcgtcgccctGTGCGTGACTCTcgtgcgaggcgccgcaTGGGATGCGCAGGTGtatggacgaggacgccTGCCGCGGTATGACGACGAGCTTCGGCCGCTAGAATGGGGTCAACTCCAGGTACTTCACACCACCGATATCCACGGATGGTACCAGGGCCATACGAAGTCATCGCCCCCGGAACCAAACTACAGTGGCGACTGGGGCGACTGGATCGCATTTAcgcagcacatgcgccgccttgCCGATGAGCGCGGGGTCGACTTGCTCCTGGTGGACACGGGCGATTTGCATGATGGCAACGGGCTTTCGGATGCTGGTCCCGGCGTCCAGGGCCACGTAAGCGATCAAGTGTTTGCGTTGGCTGACTATGACTTGCTGACGATCGGAAATCACGAGCTATACAATATGAGTGTGGCACAGGACGTGTATGAGCACTTTGTGCCGCATTGGGGCGATCGATACCTGACGTCGAATGTACATATTACCCTGCCTGGCACTACGCAATCGCGTCCTATTGGTCACAGGTACACGCGCTTTACGACCAAGAACCAGCGCCTTACTATTCAGGCATACGGTGTGCTCTTTGACTTTCAGTTAGGAGCACCTGGGATCACCGTGCAGGACCCCAAAGCTATGGTAAAGGAGGCGTGGTTCCAAGCGTCATTGAGGGCATCGTCGGATGTGGATGCCTTTGTGATTGCAGGGCACATGCCCGTCACAGGCTACGATGGTTGGGACGCGATTCATGAAGCCATTCGATCCGTGTGGCCTACGACTCCCATTCTCATGTTGGGCGGACATACACATGTTCGAGACTGCCGCATGCTAGATAGCCATGCGATGGCCCTGGAGAGTGGGCGTTACCTCGAGACTGTCGGCTGGATGAGCGTGTCGAATGTATCGGTGCCCACTTTTTCGCGGCGCTACATTGATGCAAATCCACGCAATTATGCGTTTCATGCGGGCCTGGTGCATGCTGGGCACTTATCCACGCCTCGAGGTCGATTTGTGCGAGCCACCATGGATGCGATGGCTCGAGCGTGGAACTTGACGGATGTGTACGGCATTGTACCACGCGACTATTACTTGGACCGCGCTCCGTATGGGGATCCTAGTGCGCTGCTCACACTGATGAGCGAGCACATCTTGCCAGATGTCGTACGTTCGTCGTTTCCCGCACGCGCAAATGCATCGAGCCTGATCATTATGAACAGCGGAAGCCAGCGCTTTGATGTGTTCGCTGGTGCCTTTACCAAAAATGATCAGTACATTGTGAGTCCCTTTCGCGATGCATTCTTGTTCGTGCCTGATGTGCCCTGGTATgtggcacggcgccttGTGCATCGCCTAAATGAACTGGGCGCAGTACATAACGAGCAGCCTGGTGCGGTACACCCAGCCCAGGGCGACGCGGACCCTATATTCCATCAATACCTCCGACATGCGTTTTATTCATACTGGCTAAATCGCCTCTCGCCGACGTCTACTTCGTCGACACAGTCACCCGTGCCAAGTGGTCGTCCGGCATCAGCGCGGCGGCTCGAAGAGTTGTTGGAACAGGTGGGAACGGATGGCAGTATGGCCGAGGCATTGCCCCACCTCGTAGGTGGATCTCGTGGACGCTCTCCGAGCCTTGGCTACGTCACGGCAGATTCGTGCTCAGGTCTCGGCGATGATACTGTGCACACGCCTATACCGTACAGCGATGAACAGCCTGATTATATTGCTGCACAGCCTGTGCCGTTGCCCAGCAGTGACCATGACCATGTGGATGTCATTTTCGCTGATTTTATCGCTCAGTCAATTCTCTCCTTGTTAAATACGTATGACGCGCGGCGACATTATACGATGGCAGACGTGAGTGTATGGGGCAATGCCACGACCGAGTCGCTGTATTCCAGCTTCGCCCAGCTGCACTGGCGACTAGATTCTATGGATAGCGCTTTGCATGATATGGACAGAGCGGCTACGTTCGATGGCTATCCACCTCTAGCACCATTTGACACGTATGCGGGAGATCCGTATGCTCCGGTCACAGCACCACGCCTCGTATTTCAGTAA